In Nymphaea colorata isolate Beijing-Zhang1983 chromosome 3, ASM883128v2, whole genome shotgun sequence, a genomic segment contains:
- the LOC116250984 gene encoding RING-H2 finger protein ATL74-like, which produces MDSRYMGIVAQVMIMVIIISVMLLSFGLWVLVVMHLSVVGRALGNGIRTRNLHRKDDERAGMDIDELQRLPWFHFGTGGEKGGSTACAVCLEGLQRGDRCRLLPFCRHSFHVHCVDPWLIQVSVCPICRASTKLKRERGCARWGRSFGWVF; this is translated from the coding sequence ATGGATAGTAGATATATGGGAATAGTTGCACAGGTAATGATCATGGTGATCATAATTTCTGTGATGTTGTTGAGCTTCGGTCTTTGGGTCTTGGTGGTGATGCATTTATCCGTGGTGGGTAGGGCCCTTGGGAATGGGATCAGAACTAGGAATTTGCATAGGAAAGATGATGAGCGTGCTGGGATGGATATAGATGAGTTACAGAGGCTTCCCTGGTTTCATTTTGGGACAGGAGGGGAAAAGGGTGGCTCAACTGCTTGTGCTGTCTGCTTGGAAGGGCTTCAGAGAGGTGATAGGTGCAGGTTGCTGCCCTTCTGCAGGCACAGCTTCCATGTGCATTGTGTTGATCCATGGCTGATTCAGGTCTCAGTCTGTCCAATCTGCCGGGCGAGCACGAAGCTGAAGAGGGAACGAGGTTGTGCACGGTGGGGTCGGTCCTTTGGGTGGGTGTTCTGA